Proteins encoded within one genomic window of Amycolatopsis sp. 2-15:
- the icmF gene encoding fused isobutyryl-CoA mutase/GTPase IcmF has translation MSSDLYRPENPVRFVTASSLFDGHDASINIMRRILQSQGAEVVHLGHNRSVDEVATAAITEDVQGIAISAYQGGHVEYFSYLVELLRERGAGHIKVFGGGGGVIVREEIDLLHSRGVARIFSPEDGYEMGLPGMINSMIKACDVDLSAQPPVSVDKLLSGDVPALARVITQLQREKLPEEWLAAITEAAEKRHVPVLGITGTGGSGKSSLTDELIRRFRLDQEDKLRIAVLAVDPSRRKGGGALLGDRIRMNCLDGSPVYFRSIATRTTSGEIPAGLRESILACKAAGYDLVIVETPGIGQGDAGIVDYVDESLYVMTPEFGAASQLEKIDMLDFADVVAINKFERRGAEDARRDVARQLVRNREAFDKAPEDMPVFGTSAAKFNDDGVTALYQKLRDQLAERGLAVSAGVLPAVEGKVSTDASTVIPGNRARYLSEISETVRGYHEQTEKQVAAVRKREHLAVAKAALSELDTVDASTDALDGLLAAAESDVDGETTKLLERFQALSEEYREDELVVKVRDKELRTQLWRDTLSGNRIPRVALPRYTESGELLSFLRREHLPGYFPYTAGVFPFKRDGEDPARMFAGEGDAFRTNRRFKLLSADSEAKRLSTAFDSVTLYGHDPDTRPDIYGKVGTSGVSIATIEDMKVLYDGFDLTAPNTSVSMTINGPAPTILAFFLNTAIDQKLDAFRAEHGREPSADEAAELRAWALKNVRGTVQADILKEDQGQNTCIFSTEFSLRMMADIQEWFIQHAVRNFYSVSISGYHIAEAGANPISQLAFTLSNGFTYVESYLARGMDINDFAPNLSFFFSNGMDAEYSVLGRVARRIWAVAMRERYGADERSQKLKYHVQTSGRSLHAQEMSFNDIRTTLQALCALYDNANSLHTNAFDEAITTPSESSVRRAMAIQMIINKEWGLSKNENPLQGSFIIDELTDLVEEAVLVEFDRISERGGVLGAMETGYQRGKIQDESILYERKKHDGSLPIIGVNTFRNPHAGEEDVEVELARATEDEKKSQLDRLADFQHRHVEDAQQALKALREAATRGGNLFGVLMDAARVCSLGQITDAFFEVGGQYRRNV, from the coding sequence ATGAGCAGCGACCTCTACCGCCCCGAGAACCCGGTCCGGTTCGTCACCGCGTCGAGCCTGTTCGACGGCCACGACGCCTCGATCAACATCATGCGGCGGATCCTGCAGTCGCAGGGCGCCGAGGTCGTGCACCTCGGGCACAACCGCTCGGTCGACGAGGTGGCCACCGCCGCCATCACCGAAGACGTGCAGGGCATCGCCATCTCCGCCTACCAGGGCGGCCACGTCGAGTACTTCTCCTACCTGGTGGAGCTGCTGCGCGAACGCGGCGCGGGCCACATCAAGGTGTTCGGCGGCGGGGGCGGCGTGATCGTCCGCGAGGAGATCGACCTGCTGCACTCGCGCGGCGTGGCGCGGATCTTCTCGCCCGAGGACGGCTACGAGATGGGCCTGCCGGGCATGATCAACTCGATGATCAAGGCCTGCGACGTGGACCTCTCGGCCCAGCCCCCGGTGTCCGTCGACAAGCTGCTCTCCGGCGACGTGCCGGCGCTCGCGCGGGTGATCACCCAGCTGCAGCGTGAAAAACTGCCCGAAGAATGGCTCGCCGCCATCACCGAGGCCGCCGAGAAGCGCCACGTACCCGTGCTCGGCATCACCGGCACCGGCGGTTCCGGCAAGTCGTCGCTGACCGACGAGCTCATCCGCCGCTTCCGGCTCGACCAGGAGGACAAGCTGCGGATCGCGGTGCTGGCCGTGGACCCGTCGCGGCGCAAGGGCGGCGGCGCGCTGCTCGGCGACCGCATCCGGATGAACTGCCTCGACGGCTCGCCCGTGTACTTCCGCTCCATCGCGACGCGCACGACCAGCGGCGAGATTCCCGCCGGGCTGCGCGAGTCGATCCTCGCGTGCAAGGCCGCGGGCTACGACCTCGTGATCGTGGAAACGCCGGGCATCGGCCAGGGCGACGCGGGCATCGTCGACTACGTGGACGAGTCGCTGTACGTGATGACGCCGGAGTTCGGCGCCGCGTCGCAGCTGGAGAAGATCGACATGCTCGACTTCGCCGACGTGGTGGCCATCAACAAGTTCGAGCGCCGCGGCGCCGAGGACGCCCGCCGCGACGTCGCGCGCCAGCTGGTGCGCAACCGCGAGGCCTTCGACAAGGCCCCCGAGGACATGCCGGTGTTCGGCACGAGCGCCGCGAAGTTCAACGACGACGGCGTGACCGCGCTGTACCAGAAGCTGCGCGACCAGCTCGCCGAGCGCGGGCTGGCGGTGTCGGCCGGCGTGCTGCCCGCCGTCGAGGGCAAGGTGTCCACCGACGCCAGCACGGTCATCCCGGGCAACCGGGCGCGCTACCTCTCGGAGATCTCCGAGACCGTGCGTGGCTACCACGAGCAGACCGAGAAGCAGGTCGCCGCCGTGCGCAAACGCGAGCACCTGGCCGTGGCGAAGGCCGCTCTGTCCGAGTTGGACACAGTGGACGCCTCCACCGACGCGCTCGACGGGCTGCTCGCCGCCGCCGAGTCCGATGTGGACGGCGAGACCACCAAGCTGCTGGAGCGGTTCCAGGCGCTGTCGGAGGAGTACCGCGAGGACGAGCTCGTGGTGAAGGTCCGCGACAAGGAGCTGCGCACGCAGCTGTGGCGCGACACGTTGTCGGGCAACCGGATCCCGCGCGTCGCCCTGCCTCGGTACACCGAATCCGGTGAGCTGCTTTCGTTCCTGCGCCGGGAACACCTGCCCGGATATTTCCCCTACACGGCGGGCGTGTTCCCGTTCAAGCGTGACGGCGAGGACCCGGCGCGCATGTTCGCCGGAGAGGGCGACGCCTTCCGCACAAACCGCCGGTTCAAGCTGCTCTCGGCCGACTCCGAGGCCAAGCGCCTGTCCACGGCCTTCGACTCCGTGACCCTCTACGGCCACGACCCCGACACCCGCCCGGACATCTACGGCAAGGTCGGCACCTCGGGCGTCTCGATCGCGACGATCGAGGACATGAAGGTGCTCTACGACGGCTTCGACCTCACCGCGCCGAACACCTCGGTGTCGATGACGATCAACGGTCCGGCGCCGACGATCCTCGCGTTTTTCCTCAACACCGCGATCGACCAGAAGCTCGACGCCTTCCGTGCCGAGCACGGCCGCGAGCCGTCGGCCGACGAGGCCGCCGAGCTGCGCGCGTGGGCGTTGAAGAACGTGCGCGGCACCGTGCAGGCCGACATCCTCAAGGAGGACCAGGGGCAGAACACCTGCATCTTCTCCACGGAGTTCAGCCTGCGCATGATGGCCGACATCCAGGAGTGGTTCATCCAGCACGCGGTGCGCAACTTCTACTCCGTCTCGATCTCCGGCTACCACATCGCCGAAGCCGGGGCGAACCCGATCTCGCAGCTGGCGTTCACGCTGTCCAACGGGTTCACCTACGTCGAGTCGTATCTCGCGCGCGGCATGGACATCAACGACTTCGCCCCCAACCTGTCGTTCTTCTTCTCCAACGGCATGGACGCCGAGTACTCGGTGCTCGGCCGCGTGGCGCGGCGGATCTGGGCCGTGGCCATGCGCGAGCGCTACGGCGCCGATGAGCGTTCGCAGAAGCTCAAGTACCACGTGCAGACCTCGGGCCGCTCGCTGCACGCGCAGGAGATGAGCTTCAACGACATCCGCACCACGCTGCAGGCCCTGTGCGCGCTCTACGACAACGCGAACTCCTTGCACACCAACGCGTTCGACGAGGCCATCACCACGCCGAGCGAGTCGTCGGTGCGCCGCGCGATGGCGATCCAGATGATCATCAACAAGGAGTGGGGCCTGTCGAAGAACGAGAACCCGCTGCAGGGCTCGTTCATCATCGACGAGCTGACCGACCTGGTCGAGGAAGCCGTGCTGGTCGAGTTCGACCGGATCTCCGAGCGCGGCGGCGTGCTCGGCGCGATGGAGACCGGTTACCAGCGCGGCAAGATCCAGGACGAGTCGATCCTGTACGAGCGCAAGAAGCACGACGGCTCGCTGCCGATCATCGGCGTCAACACATTCCGCAACCCGCACGCGGGTGAGGAAGACGTGGAGGTCGAGCTGGCCCGCGCCACCGAGGACGAGAAGAAGTCCCAGCTCGACCGCCTCGCCGACTTCCAGCACCGCCACGTCGAAGACGCCCAGCAAGCACTCAAGGCCCTCCGCGAGGCCGCAACCCGCGGCGGCAACCTGTTCGGGGTGCTGATGGACGCCGCGCGGGTCTGCTCGCTCGGGCAGATCACCGACGCGTTCTTCGAGGTCGGCGGTCAGTACCGGCGCAACGTCTGA
- a CDS encoding ArsR/SmtB family transcription factor, with protein sequence MATDQLSTTFAALADPTRRAILARLAQGEATVNELAEPFEVSLQAVSKHLKVLEAAGLITRGRMRQWRPCRLETKPLVVVADWVNEYRQFWEAGFDRLDEHLRLLREPRKETE encoded by the coding sequence ATGGCCACTGATCAGCTCAGCACCACCTTCGCCGCGCTGGCGGACCCCACGCGGCGGGCCATCCTCGCCAGGCTCGCCCAGGGCGAAGCGACGGTGAACGAGCTGGCCGAGCCGTTTGAGGTGAGCCTGCAGGCGGTGTCAAAACACCTGAAGGTGCTGGAAGCGGCCGGGCTCATCACCCGCGGCCGGATGCGCCAGTGGCGCCCGTGCCGGCTCGAGACGAAGCCGCTCGTGGTCGTGGCCGACTGGGTGAACGAGTACCGGCAGTTCTGGGAGGCGGGGTTCGACCGCTTGGACGAGCACCTGCGGCTCCTGCGCGAGCCCCGGAAGGAGACCGAGTGA
- a CDS encoding SRPBCC family protein, translated as MITQRDLTITRVFDAPRELVFRAWTEPERLASWLGPDKFAASGVTIDLRPGGAWRARIHSAEYDVERWMQGAYREISPPGRLVFTFSWDQPDDVVGETVVTITFTEVGDKTEMTFHQAPFPTEDERAGHQDGWSSTFEKLAHHLEEAR; from the coding sequence GTGATTACGCAACGGGACCTGACCATCACGCGCGTGTTCGACGCCCCGCGAGAGCTGGTGTTCCGCGCGTGGACCGAGCCGGAGCGCCTCGCGAGCTGGCTCGGCCCGGACAAGTTCGCCGCCTCGGGAGTCACGATCGACCTGCGGCCCGGCGGCGCGTGGCGCGCGCGGATCCACAGCGCGGAGTACGACGTCGAGCGCTGGATGCAGGGCGCCTACCGCGAGATCAGCCCGCCCGGGCGGCTCGTGTTCACGTTCTCGTGGGACCAGCCCGACGACGTGGTCGGCGAGACGGTCGTGACGATCACCTTCACCGAGGTCGGCGACAAGACCGAGATGACGTTCCACCAGGCGCCGTTCCCCACCGAGGACGAGCGCGCCGGCCACCAGGACGGCTGGAGCTCCACGTTCGAAAAGCTCGCCCACCACCTCGAGGAGGCCCGATGA
- a CDS encoding DUF899 domain-containing protein yields MTTALPRVVSAQDWQAARDALLVKEKELMKAADHLTAERRRLPMVRFDKAYEFTSAEGKKSLLDLFDGRPQLIVYHFMLHPGDETGCPGCSMVVDNVPHLSHLHARDVTFVVTAPATLPEIERYKARMGWDVPWVSANGSDFTEDCGVGRFFGTSVFLRDGDDVYRTYFTTGRGAETFSAVHRYLDITPFGRQEAWEEESRGSDEPGGWWRVHDEY; encoded by the coding sequence ATGACCACCGCACTCCCCCGTGTCGTGTCCGCCCAGGACTGGCAGGCCGCGCGCGATGCCTTGCTGGTCAAGGAAAAGGAACTGATGAAGGCGGCCGACCACCTCACGGCCGAGCGGCGCCGGCTGCCGATGGTGCGCTTCGACAAGGCGTACGAGTTCACCTCGGCCGAGGGCAAGAAGAGCCTGCTGGACCTGTTCGACGGCCGGCCCCAGCTGATCGTCTACCACTTCATGCTGCACCCCGGCGACGAAACGGGCTGCCCCGGCTGCTCGATGGTCGTGGACAACGTGCCGCACCTGTCGCACCTCCACGCCCGTGACGTCACGTTCGTCGTCACCGCGCCCGCGACGCTGCCCGAGATCGAGCGGTACAAGGCCCGCATGGGCTGGGACGTGCCGTGGGTCTCGGCGAACGGCAGCGACTTCACGGAGGACTGCGGCGTCGGCCGGTTCTTCGGGACCAGCGTGTTCCTGCGCGACGGCGACGACGTCTACCGCACGTACTTCACCACCGGCCGCGGCGCCGAGACGTTCTCCGCGGTCCACCGCTACCTCGACATCACGCCGTTCGGCCGGCAGGAGGCGTGGGAGGAGGAGTCGCGCGGCTCCGACGAGCCTGGCGGCTGGTGGCGAGTGCACGACGAGTACTGA
- a CDS encoding dihydrofolate reductase family protein — translation MGDLVYYVHVSVDGCVEGPNGEFDWPRMGPELSAHSHELSDRAAVFAYGRRVWDMMAGFWPRAESISDDPHDIAFAPVWRKTPKVVFSHTLTDPGWDTEVLGGDLTEEVTALKARHTKDILLMGGADVPAQLSRLGLIDEYNVLVHPVVLGGDKRPFAVDAERLGLRLVESRVIDGAVVLLRYRRATEER, via the coding sequence ATGGGTGATCTGGTGTACTACGTGCACGTTTCGGTCGACGGTTGCGTCGAGGGCCCGAACGGCGAGTTCGACTGGCCGCGGATGGGGCCCGAGCTGTCGGCCCACTCGCACGAGCTCTCCGACCGCGCCGCCGTGTTCGCCTACGGGCGGCGGGTCTGGGACATGATGGCGGGCTTCTGGCCGCGTGCGGAGTCCATCTCGGACGATCCGCACGACATCGCCTTCGCACCGGTGTGGCGGAAGACCCCGAAGGTCGTCTTCTCGCACACGCTCACCGACCCCGGGTGGGACACCGAGGTGCTCGGCGGCGACCTGACCGAGGAGGTCACGGCGCTCAAAGCGCGGCACACCAAGGACATTCTGCTCATGGGCGGCGCCGACGTGCCCGCGCAGCTGAGCCGGCTCGGGCTGATCGACGAGTACAACGTGCTCGTGCACCCGGTGGTGCTGGGCGGCGACAAGCGGCCGTTCGCCGTCGACGCCGAGCGGCTCGGCCTGCGGCTCGTCGAGTCCCGCGTGATCGACGGCGCCGTGGTGCTGTTGCGGTATCGCCGGGCCACCGAAGAGAGGTGA
- a CDS encoding GTP-binding protein yields the protein MDSVGFKAPRETAPPTMTSAKIVVAGGFGAGKTTFVGSVSEIVPLTTEAMMTDASRGIDNLDQTPNKTTTTVAMDFGRVSLDADLILYLFGTPGQQRFWFMWDDLVRGAIGAIVLADTRRLADSFAPIDFFEDRGLPYIVGVNTFDGVLEHDINDVREALSIDPSIPIVRCDARDRESTKQTLITLVEYAMRQWIALRAAKAR from the coding sequence GTGGACTCCGTCGGCTTTAAGGCACCGCGGGAAACCGCGCCCCCGACCATGACATCGGCGAAGATCGTGGTGGCGGGCGGCTTCGGGGCGGGCAAGACGACCTTTGTGGGTTCGGTGTCGGAAATCGTTCCGCTCACCACCGAGGCGATGATGACCGACGCGAGCCGCGGCATCGACAACCTCGACCAGACCCCGAACAAGACGACCACCACGGTCGCCATGGACTTCGGCCGCGTGTCGCTCGACGCCGACCTGATCCTGTACCTGTTCGGCACCCCGGGCCAGCAGCGCTTCTGGTTCATGTGGGACGACCTGGTGCGGGGCGCGATCGGCGCGATCGTGCTGGCCGACACCCGCCGCCTGGCGGACTCGTTCGCGCCGATCGACTTCTTCGAAGACCGCGGCCTGCCCTACATCGTCGGCGTCAACACGTTCGACGGGGTGCTGGAACACGACATCAACGACGTGCGCGAAGCGCTGTCGATCGACCCGAGCATCCCCATCGTCCGCTGTGACGCGCGGGACCGCGAGTCGACGAAGCAGACGCTGATCACGCTCGTCGAGTACGCGATGCGGCAGTGGATCGCCTTGCGGGCAGCCAAAGCCCGCTGA
- a CDS encoding DUF742 domain-containing protein has translation MSTGSGLFGGEPGDSEEPPRAGTPGAARGEDDGTFADLLNGFSLDSGRSRKKRKKTGKEPQSPEPPPAGAHAAEEPPAAPEPPAELGDRVTSLVSPPGSTDADGPRPGGLFDPGPPSGEFVMPAAFTRPDRPDRVDPAEETSIVRPYALTGGRTRANYALELETLISTNDHVVAGGFPEAAAEQIESISIMEECRTPRSVAEIAAILRVPLGVARVLISDAADAGLVTVHRTISGNDGAEAHLMLMERVLSGLRRL, from the coding sequence ATGAGCACGGGGTCCGGATTATTCGGCGGAGAGCCCGGAGACAGCGAGGAACCCCCGCGCGCGGGGACTCCCGGTGCTGCCCGCGGTGAGGACGACGGCACCTTCGCCGACCTCCTCAACGGCTTCAGCCTCGATTCGGGCCGCTCGCGCAAAAAGCGGAAGAAGACCGGTAAGGAGCCCCAGTCCCCCGAACCCCCGCCCGCGGGAGCGCACGCGGCGGAGGAACCGCCGGCGGCGCCAGAGCCGCCGGCAGAGTTAGGAGATCGAGTGACCTCTCTAGTCTCTCCACCGGGCAGTACCGATGCGGATGGGCCTAGACCAGGCGGGCTCTTCGACCCCGGACCGCCCAGTGGCGAGTTCGTGATGCCCGCCGCGTTCACCCGGCCGGACCGCCCCGATCGGGTGGACCCGGCCGAGGAGACGTCGATCGTGCGGCCGTACGCTCTCACCGGCGGCCGGACCCGGGCGAACTACGCGCTCGAGCTCGAGACGCTGATCTCCACCAATGACCACGTCGTCGCGGGGGGCTTCCCCGAGGCGGCGGCCGAACAGATCGAGAGCATCTCGATCATGGAAGAGTGCCGGACCCCGCGCTCGGTCGCCGAGATCGCGGCGATCCTGCGAGTGCCACTGGGTGTCGCCAGGGTGCTGATCAGTGACGCGGCCGACGCGGGCCTCGTCACCGTGCACCGGACGATTTCGGGCAATGACGGCGCCGAAGCACACTTGATGTTGATGGAAAGGGTTTTGAGTGGACTCCGTCGGCTTTAA
- a CDS encoding roadblock/LC7 domain-containing protein, protein MTSPSTAQPQQNQFGWLVNDFAERVPGVAHAVVVSADGLLLTASNRLPLDRADQLAAVASGLVSLTQGAARCFEAGAVNETVVEMELGIMVLMSISDGSCLAILAAPNCDIGQVAYEMTMLVDRVGQILTPELRAQLQGAGGSLIGEPVG, encoded by the coding sequence ATGACCTCGCCGAGTACGGCTCAGCCGCAGCAGAACCAGTTCGGCTGGCTGGTCAACGACTTCGCCGAGAGGGTCCCGGGTGTGGCGCACGCCGTGGTGGTGTCGGCCGACGGGCTCCTCCTCACGGCCTCCAACCGCCTGCCGCTCGACCGCGCCGACCAGCTCGCCGCGGTCGCCTCCGGACTCGTGAGCCTCACCCAGGGCGCGGCCCGGTGCTTCGAGGCGGGCGCGGTGAACGAGACCGTGGTCGAGATGGAGCTCGGCATCATGGTGCTGATGTCCATCAGCGACGGTTCGTGCCTCGCGATCCTCGCGGCGCCGAACTGCGACATCGGCCAGGTGGCCTACGAGATGACGATGCTCGTGGACCGCGTCGGGCAGATCCTGACCCCCGAACTCCGCGCGCAGCTGCAGGGCGCGGGCGGGTCGCTGATCGGTGAACCGGTGGGATGA